In Beijerinckiaceae bacterium, the sequence ATGAGCAGCCGGGCGAACAGCATGCGCTGCAACTGGCCGCCGGACAAAGTCCCAATCGGGCGCGCTTCAAATCCATCGAGTCCAACGGCGGCAATCGCAGATTGGATTCTTGTTCCTTCGTCGCGGGATACGCCACCGAACAGGCCGCAACGCCGCCACATCCCCATTGCGACGAAATCAAACACATTGACCGGGAAGCTTTTGTCGACCTCTGCCGCCTGTGGCAGATAGGCGATTTCACGAGGCTTCGCGCGCGGCAAGGCCACCGAGCCGCTCAACGGCGTCAGGGCTCCGACGATGCCTTTGAGCAAAGTCGATTTGCCGGCGCCATTCGGACCGCAAATGGCGAGCAGAGCGCCGCTTTCAATGTTGCCATCCAGGTGATGCACCGCGGGATGGCGATCGTAGCCGAGCGTCAAATCGCTGAACCGAATCGCGGTGTCCATCAGAAGTCCATGTAAGGATGCCCAAATCCACTCAAACCAGCGCCCACAGCACCACCGCCCAGAGGCATGCGATCACAACCAAGGCGCCGGCGCAACGCGCCAAGGCGGAGAGACGCAGCAGCGAGAACCCCGGTCCATTCGCTTTGGCCGGCAAATGGTGATGCATGCCGTTCATCGAGGCTTCATCGGGCCCGCCCGTCCTTTAGAAGGTTATAACGTTAGTCCCGATCTGCTAGCAAGCGAAAGCGTTGCACAATTCCTTGGCAGGGCGGAAAGCTCGACCTTAAGGGCATTGCACCCGACACGATTTTTTTAATGGTTCGGACTGGCGCCGCCTGCGCATTTTGATTAATTTCGCGGCATGAACCGTGTCATGAACAAAGTGTCCAGGACTGCTCCGCAAAAAAAGGCTTCCCGCCACCTTTTTTACATTGTCCTTGCCTTCGCATTCGGCCTGGCCGGTCTTGCCGGCGTAACCTATTTCGTCATGCCCGGGCGCGTTGAGCTCGGGTCGCCGGCCATCGGCGGATCGTTCACCATGATCGGGCAGGACGGCCGGATGGTGACGAACGCCGACATTGCCGGGCGCCCCTATCTGGTGTTTTTCGGCTATACGCATTGCCCGGATTTTTGCCCAACCGCGCTTTTCGATATTTCGGCTGTCTTCAAAGAACTTGGGCCGGACAAGAAGGTCGCGGCTTTATTCGTGACCGTCGATCCCGAACGGGACACGCCTGAAATCCTGAAAACCTATCTCGAAAACTTCGATCCGCGCATCATCGGTTTGACTGGCGATCCCACGAAGACCGAAGCCATTGCCAAGTCTTTTCGCGTCTATGCCAAGAAGGTGCCTGGCGAAAAACCCGGCGATTACACGGTGGATCATACCGGAGTCGTTTATTTGATGGATAAGCGCGGACGGTTCGTCAGTGCCTTCAATCTGTCGAGGCCGCCTCAGCAGGCCGCGCGCGATCTGGAAAGATATCTTTAAGCCGCGCCTCGACCGGTCACGCCACTAATAAAAACTCAGCGGGAAATATTTGAGATAGAGAGTTGCATAAGTCCCCCGCGCGGCAAGGGCTGCGAGAGCGTAATCGAGCGCCTCCCTTAATGTCGTATTGTCTTTCTCGATCGCGATACCGACGCCTTCACCAAAATATTTGGCATCGAGAAACGGGCCGCCGCGAAACGCGCAGCAGTTTCGCGCGTCCTTGCCGTCGAGCCACAAGCTGAGCGAGATGCCATCGGCGAAAATCGTGTCGATCTCGCCTCTGAGCAGGGCTTCGCGCAGCGCATTTTGCGACGCGTACGGCCGTCGGATCGCAGCCGGGAAAAACGCCTCGAGATAGGCTTCGTGCGCGCTTTTCGCTTCGACGCCGACCGTCTGTTCGCGCATGCTCTCCGGCGTGACAGGCTGGTACTGTTTAGCTTTGCTTCCCGCGAAACGGGCCGGCGTGCTGTAATAGGGGCCGGTGAAGTCGAGCTTGGCGCGGGTCTCGGGGCTGATGCGGATTGCCGCGATCAGCGCGTCACCCTGCTTGCTGTTGAGGGCGTCGATCAAGGTATCGAAACGCCGGGCCTGAATCGTGCAGGCGATTTTCAATTCCTCGCAGATGGCACGCGCCAGATCGACATCGAAGCCGGCCAGCGTTCCGTCCGGCAGGGCGAAATGGAACGGGGGGTAATCGTCCTCGGTCAAAAAACGCAGACTGTGCAGGCTACTGAGGTCAGGCTTGGGAACGCTATGATGGGGATCCCAAAAGCTCGGCACGAAAACATCCGCGCGAGTTGGGCCCGGCCACCACGTGAAGCAGAGGAGGGCCAGCACGCCGAGCGCCGGACAGAGGCGAGGCCGCCGGTGGCGCCTCACGAGCGGTCGGAACCGAAGGAATTCAGGGAGAGTTGCCATGCATGGCTCCGATTGCTTGATGAGAAGCGCCCATGCTATTCCTTTCTGGCGGGGCGAACGCATTTTCACTGAAATGGGGAAAATGCTTGAATGAGGCCTAGAGCCATTCGACCACGACCAATTCTGCTGAGTGCCTTCCCTTGATACGACGCCGACTGGCTTATCGTCAGGTGCTCTGGCTTCGCAAGGGATAATGAACAGTGCGGCAATAGTGATAGGACAAAATTGCGCGGATGAATGAAGTTTTTCCGCTCTCCGGCGAATCGGAGATGGAACGCGGACCGCTGATGCGGGAGCTTGCATCCCTGCCGGTGTTTTACGCTCTTGCCGGCAAGCGTGTGGTTCTTGTGGGCGGCTCCCATGCGATTCTGTGGAAGGCCGAGCTTTGCCACGCTGCAGGGGCAAGCGTCGACATTTATAGCTCGCATCCCTGTTCCGCTCTGGTTGTCTTCGTCGAGCGCTGTCCTTCGGTGAC encodes:
- a CDS encoding SCO family protein, with amino-acid sequence MNKVSRTAPQKKASRHLFYIVLAFAFGLAGLAGVTYFVMPGRVELGSPAIGGSFTMIGQDGRMVTNADIAGRPYLVFFGYTHCPDFCPTALFDISAVFKELGPDKKVAALFVTVDPERDTPEILKTYLENFDPRIIGLTGDPTKTEAIAKSFRVYAKKVPGEKPGDYTVDHTGVVYLMDKRGRFVSAFNLSRPPQQAARDLERYL
- a CDS encoding ABC transporter substrate-binding protein is translated as MATLPEFLRFRPLVRRHRRPRLCPALGVLALLCFTWWPGPTRADVFVPSFWDPHHSVPKPDLSSLHSLRFLTEDDYPPFHFALPDGTLAGFDVDLARAICEELKIACTIQARRFDTLIDALNSKQGDALIAAIRISPETRAKLDFTGPYYSTPARFAGSKAKQYQPVTPESMREQTVGVEAKSAHEAYLEAFFPAAIRRPYASQNALREALLRGEIDTIFADGISLSLWLDGKDARNCCAFRGGPFLDAKYFGEGVGIAIEKDNTTLREALDYALAALAARGTYATLYLKYFPLSFY
- a CDS encoding ABC transporter, producing MDTAIRFSDLTLGYDRHPAVHHLDGNIESGALLAICGPNGAGKSTLLKGIVGALTPLSGSVALPRAKPREIAYLPQAAEVDKSFPVNVFDFVAMGMWRRCGLFGGVSRDEGTRIQSAIAAVGLDGFEARPIGTLSGGQLQRMLFARLLIQDAAIILLDEPFTAIDSKTTADLLALVARWHTEKRTVLVVLHDLDLVRTHFPQTLLLAREAIAKGETKAVLTPENLLKARAMIEAFDRQAHACVRAA